A genomic stretch from bacterium includes:
- a CDS encoding S1C family serine protease, whose protein sequence is MAQRKQHERTSDPLKALRQIMARPLVAPVPRAGRAGWMLFTGALALIAGIVGGLVGMAFLFPVPQTSGAQVIIGRVAAREGGSDQFPALAPLAAAVVDIVDIHDAVALADRHGRGVVLTSDGWVATLRTALPTARGSAPGIVARDRTLHAVTEVAYDPMSDLAFLRVPTLSATVVPIRDRDGRYPGMPLFAPTEDAGLVLVRLRARSVREQPAALQSSDRWGSRLTFDGSTPLIRGTPLVDEDGAVVALVLADDVALPVDAMVTALASLFRDGAVTRNALGVMYRDRSAFIVDDTDAGQGAIIEAPPRGRAFTASSPLREVLEEGDRIIAVGDDPLTERRFLEEILQEYPLGAVITLSVLAEGEAATHTVTLTKVTGETVGYP, encoded by the coding sequence ATGGCACAGCGCAAGCAGCACGAGCGGACATCAGATCCTCTGAAAGCCCTGCGACAGATCATGGCGCGACCGCTCGTTGCGCCAGTGCCGCGCGCGGGACGTGCGGGGTGGATGCTGTTCACCGGTGCGCTCGCGCTCATCGCCGGCATTGTCGGTGGGCTCGTCGGCATGGCGTTCCTCTTCCCCGTTCCCCAGACGTCCGGTGCGCAGGTGATCATCGGGCGCGTCGCAGCGCGGGAGGGTGGGAGCGACCAGTTCCCCGCACTCGCGCCGCTCGCCGCTGCGGTGGTGGACATCGTGGACATCCACGATGCGGTCGCGCTTGCGGATCGGCACGGACGCGGCGTCGTGCTCACGAGCGACGGGTGGGTGGCAACGCTCCGCACCGCGCTCCCCACGGCGCGCGGGAGTGCGCCGGGCATCGTTGCGCGGGACCGCACGCTCCACGCGGTGACGGAGGTCGCCTACGACCCCATGTCCGATCTCGCCTTCCTTCGCGTCCCAACGCTCTCGGCAACGGTCGTCCCGATTCGCGATCGCGATGGTCGCTACCCGGGGATGCCGCTCTTTGCACCGACGGAGGACGCGGGGCTCGTGCTCGTCCGTCTGCGTGCACGCTCGGTGCGTGAGCAGCCCGCCGCGCTCCAATCGTCTGATCGCTGGGGATCGCGCCTCACATTTGATGGTTCGACACCGCTCATCCGCGGGACACCGCTCGTGGATGAGGACGGCGCGGTCGTCGCGTTGGTCCTCGCGGATGACGTCGCGCTACCCGTGGATGCGATGGTGACGGCGCTCGCATCGCTCTTCCGCGACGGTGCGGTCACACGGAATGCGTTGGGCGTCATGTACCGCGATCGTTCCGCGTTCATCGTGGACGATACGGACGCGGGGCAGGGCGCGATCATCGAGGCACCGCCGCGCGGTCGTGCATTCACCGCATCGAGCCCACTCCGCGAGGTGCTCGAGGAGGGTGATCGCATTATCGCGGTGGGGGATGACCCGCTCACGGAGCGTCGGTTCCTGGAGGAGATCCTCCAGGAGTACCCGCTTGGCGCGGTGATCACGCTGTCTGTCCTCGCAGAAGGTGAAGCGGCAACGCACACGGTGACGCTCACGAAAGTGACGGGGGAGACCGTGGGGTATCCGTGA
- a CDS encoding AI-2E family transporter translates to MTPGGKTEFTVSVATLVKIVVVGIIAAALFWLRDIAALVLVSVFLAVLISPVADFCERHRLPRALGIGVVYLTFFGFVGFLFTLLAQPIIYEAKGLATSFPDAWTRVLGAMESLRAFSLEHGLADKLQEFASGLEGKVTAGIFGAIAGVFGGALSFVLVLVLTFYLATHATTVRRTLIGLTSARWQPFLVGVVPRIERKMGSWLRGLLALAVIMSFFVFVGLAILRVEYALLIALLAAFAEIVPYVGPIVALIVAVVLTLLQSPAKALVVLIFFVVLQQMENHLLVPKIMHRAVGVHPVVSLIAILVGARIGGVAGALLAIPIAAGLITFFEEYGREKRQTSS, encoded by the coding sequence ATGACACCAGGAGGAAAAACAGAATTCACGGTCAGTGTGGCGACGCTCGTGAAGATCGTCGTCGTGGGGATCATCGCCGCCGCGCTCTTCTGGTTGCGCGATATCGCCGCACTCGTGCTCGTCTCCGTCTTCCTCGCGGTGCTCATCAGTCCGGTCGCGGACTTCTGCGAGCGGCATCGCCTGCCGCGCGCGCTCGGCATCGGTGTCGTCTACCTCACCTTTTTTGGGTTCGTCGGGTTCCTCTTCACACTCCTCGCGCAGCCGATCATCTACGAGGCGAAGGGGCTCGCCACGTCCTTCCCGGATGCGTGGACGCGCGTGCTCGGTGCGATGGAGTCGCTCCGCGCATTCTCGCTTGAGCACGGGCTCGCGGATAAGCTCCAGGAGTTTGCCTCCGGTCTCGAGGGGAAGGTGACGGCAGGCATCTTTGGTGCGATTGCGGGGGTGTTCGGCGGCGCGCTCTCCTTCGTGCTCGTTCTCGTGCTCACATTCTACCTCGCCACGCACGCGACGACGGTGCGTCGCACGCTCATCGGTCTGACCTCCGCGCGTTGGCAGCCGTTCCTCGTTGGTGTTGTGCCGCGCATCGAGCGCAAGATGGGGTCGTGGCTCCGTGGGCTGCTCGCGCTTGCGGTGATCATGAGCTTCTTCGTTTTCGTTGGCCTCGCCATCCTCCGCGTGGAGTACGCGCTCCTCATCGCGCTCCTCGCAGCGTTTGCCGAGATCGTCCCGTACGTCGGGCCGATTGTCGCGCTCATCGTCGCGGTGGTGCTCACGCTCCTCCAGTCACCGGCGAAAGCGCTCGTCGTACTCATCTTTTTCGTCGTGCTCCAGCAGATGGAGAATCACCTCCTCGTCCCAAAGATCATGCACCGAGCAGTCGGCGTGCATCCCGTGGTGTCGCTCATTGCAATCCTCGTGGGTGCGCGAATCGGCGGCGTTGCGGGCGCACTCCTCGCCATCCCCATTGCCGCAGGGCTCATTACTTTCTTTGAGGAGTACGGGCGGGAGAAGCGACAAACCTCGTCATAG